The Litchfieldia alkalitelluris genome has a window encoding:
- a CDS encoding Mu transposase C-terminal domain-containing protein — MGLISLSVGDEFSFKGIKHVVVALEPPLITIERIEGNRGLTDINYLELINDLTFIPINSLIKKVEKQNDIVEQRYRSIIDTLTEDQRKKVTKRFELIKPILIFENASKGDLKSIAIFHNAYGYLLKEEETLNQLTKETLFKRIKEQHGKSERQLKRYLSDYKNAELYSPKNGLEGLIPKSVKVKTIRKDECLIEICHPHNKELILDTIYVRVDEKYVPLIKNVIENYYLKKIKPTIQKVTEQLEILCFKKGLKPLGYDTVYHIIEKRLSDKVKNRMRLGELADERYNSVTRGFSNEIAVAPLHIIQIDHTELDLDVIDDKSGSNFGRPWITLGIDLYSRMVWCLHVSFEPPSANKVRKAIQHGIFMKNSKEKYDTVNEWDMYGIPSIIYFDNGSEFNNAAIKELIDETLGSQVMYRPRGTPRYGGVIERLFGTLNKGLIHDMAGTRKSNVKELGSYDAESEAVFTLSDIEEILITYIADVYHHQNHTGLPLEYPTPTLRYYYGIETGGYPDFIPHEEEREFGIKLLPTQKRLYTREGIRFRNIIYNSPTTSKYIGMQKGQFIIKYDDDDISSIYVLDPKTREYVFLPAQYPPADELKNLNYYTYKKRIEILREHGEINKNQIPGSKHLLKGKILLKEKIAKKMKTNKKFKQMAKRTGFELVSKENLENLTGKNISNNSSLEELMNEFNREVANKKNGRK; from the coding sequence ATGGGATTAATTTCATTAAGTGTTGGGGATGAATTTAGTTTTAAGGGAATAAAGCATGTAGTCGTTGCACTTGAGCCACCGCTAATAACAATAGAAAGAATTGAAGGGAACCGAGGGCTCACTGATATAAATTATTTGGAATTAATTAATGACTTAACTTTTATTCCTATTAATTCATTGATAAAAAAGGTTGAAAAGCAAAATGACATAGTTGAACAAAGGTACCGTTCCATTATAGATACATTAACAGAGGACCAGCGAAAAAAAGTAACCAAACGGTTTGAATTAATAAAACCGATACTTATATTTGAGAATGCAAGCAAAGGGGATTTGAAATCCATCGCAATTTTCCATAATGCATACGGATATTTACTAAAAGAAGAAGAGACCTTAAATCAGTTGACTAAGGAGACACTCTTTAAAAGAATTAAGGAACAGCACGGAAAATCAGAAAGGCAATTGAAGCGGTATTTGTCAGACTATAAGAATGCAGAATTATACTCACCTAAGAATGGGTTAGAAGGTCTAATCCCTAAGTCTGTTAAAGTAAAGACGATAAGAAAAGACGAATGTTTAATTGAGATATGTCACCCACATAATAAGGAATTAATACTAGACACTATTTATGTGAGAGTTGACGAAAAATATGTTCCGTTGATAAAAAATGTTATAGAAAATTACTACCTAAAAAAAATAAAGCCTACTATTCAAAAGGTAACAGAACAACTTGAAATACTTTGCTTCAAAAAGGGATTGAAACCTTTAGGTTACGATACGGTTTATCACATTATCGAGAAAAGACTAAGTGATAAGGTGAAAAATAGAATGCGTTTAGGGGAATTAGCTGATGAAAGATATAATTCAGTAACACGAGGGTTTTCCAATGAAATTGCTGTAGCTCCCTTACATATTATACAAATTGACCATACCGAACTGGACTTGGATGTAATAGATGATAAATCGGGAAGTAACTTTGGTCGCCCTTGGATAACCCTTGGTATTGACTTATATTCGAGGATGGTTTGGTGTTTGCATGTTTCCTTTGAACCGCCATCAGCTAATAAAGTTAGGAAGGCAATTCAGCATGGTATTTTTATGAAGAACAGTAAGGAAAAGTATGACACTGTTAATGAATGGGATATGTACGGCATTCCAAGTATTATATATTTTGATAATGGTTCGGAATTTAACAATGCAGCAATAAAAGAACTTATAGATGAGACCCTCGGGTCACAAGTAATGTATAGACCTCGTGGAACTCCTAGATATGGGGGAGTAATTGAGCGTTTATTTGGTACCCTTAATAAGGGGTTAATTCATGATATGGCTGGTACAAGAAAGAGTAACGTAAAAGAATTAGGGAGTTACGACGCTGAAAGTGAGGCAGTTTTCACACTTAGCGATATTGAAGAAATCCTTATTACTTATATTGCTGATGTATACCATCATCAGAATCATACAGGATTACCGTTAGAGTATCCCACCCCAACGTTAAGATATTATTATGGTATTGAAACAGGAGGATATCCTGACTTTATACCACATGAAGAAGAGCGAGAATTTGGTATAAAGTTGCTACCCACACAAAAAAGGCTGTATACAAGAGAAGGAATTCGATTTAGAAATATTATTTACAATTCTCCAACAACATCAAAATATATTGGTATGCAAAAAGGTCAATTTATCATCAAGTATGATGACGATGATATTTCCAGTATCTATGTATTAGACCCTAAAACGAGGGAATATGTCTTTTTACCAGCGCAATATCCACCAGCAGATGAATTAAAGAATCTAAACTACTATACCTATAAGAAACGTATAGAGATACTTAGGGAACACGGTGAAATCAATAAAAACCAAATACCTGGTTCAAAACACTTGTTAAAGGGCAAGATTTTACTCAAAGAAAAAATAGCGAAGAAAATGAAAACAAATAAAAAATTCAAACAAATGGCTAAGCGAACAGGTTTTGAGTTAGTTAGTAAAGAGAACCTTGAAAATCTTACTGGAAAAAATATATCCAATAATTCAAGCTTAGAGGAACTGATGAATGAGTTTAATAGAGAGGTTGCGAACAAAAAAAATGGGAGGAAGTAA
- a CDS encoding TniQ family protein gives MDKLKTLTIRLTPVYGESLTSFLLRLSKINSINLLSLLNAIRLNINLYFQRDSFQLLDITPFSRLDMNKLDELIGVSKVELISCTFFNVIEHLGASDNVENSRIMLGVKRDYLCYCNTCLKENGYHKLIWQINDVNVCLEHNENLVQQCPNCSKRVYFKHMNSIDICPNCEYSLVGRSQSKAVISEVDKRKCEFWETFIHNTKINLETSLLAIRLLYILSKKSDLFNKKNLSNEVSNSNRITMLLQYARGTLINKKAIHISIIKDVLLECGVGLQALYDMKVPDEFVNSIVQTSRIKQTKPTCIAPWCRKNQGDLIRLNTNLRVKKNGKKHLQYMYCRFCHCEYAYDKEGNFIERTYFIKGYKVLINNIEGVSLSKLAKQANLSVEQLKRCIAYFKTRDVSGISLPKISPIRKKQLLQFVDLVNKGKGIKEIRKAMLLLNYEIFLMYRYHQFVMNALRSKPVQKRSDKKINVDEKVGLINSVLEQLLDEDKDVTIKNVCIALNVSPETIRNWGGNEVISEYKGVQKLFRIEQERETLYKKAMHYLEVNKSKRISIAGIYEVLPIGRTIMWRKHPELAKLISNNIKINNLEV, from the coding sequence ATGGATAAACTGAAAACACTTACAATTAGGTTAACGCCAGTATATGGAGAGTCATTAACCTCATTTTTACTACGACTTTCAAAAATAAATTCAATTAACTTATTATCCTTGCTAAATGCTATAAGGTTAAATATTAACCTTTACTTTCAACGTGATTCTTTTCAACTACTAGATATCACCCCGTTTTCCAGGTTGGATATGAATAAATTAGATGAACTTATAGGTGTTTCAAAGGTTGAATTAATAAGCTGCACTTTCTTTAATGTGATAGAACACTTGGGAGCGTCAGATAACGTAGAAAATTCTAGAATAATGTTAGGAGTTAAGAGGGATTATTTATGTTATTGCAACACCTGTTTAAAAGAAAATGGATATCACAAGTTAATTTGGCAAATAAATGATGTTAATGTGTGTCTTGAACACAATGAAAATCTAGTTCAGCAATGTCCTAATTGTTCTAAAAGAGTGTATTTTAAGCATATGAATTCAATTGATATATGCCCGAACTGTGAGTATTCATTAGTTGGTCGTTCACAAAGTAAAGCTGTTATCTCAGAAGTTGATAAAAGGAAATGTGAATTTTGGGAAACCTTTATTCATAATACAAAAATCAACCTAGAAACTTCCTTATTAGCTATTAGGTTATTATATATTTTATCAAAAAAGTCGGACTTATTTAATAAAAAAAATTTATCTAATGAAGTATCGAATTCTAATAGGATAACAATGCTTTTACAATATGCTCGTGGAACACTAATTAATAAAAAGGCTATACATATTTCAATTATTAAAGATGTGTTACTAGAATGTGGCGTTGGTTTACAAGCATTATATGATATGAAAGTTCCAGATGAATTTGTGAATTCTATTGTTCAAACAAGCAGAATTAAACAAACAAAACCAACTTGTATTGCACCTTGGTGTAGAAAAAATCAGGGAGATTTAATTAGATTAAATACTAACTTAAGGGTAAAGAAAAATGGCAAAAAACATTTACAGTATATGTACTGTCGATTTTGCCATTGTGAATATGCCTATGATAAAGAAGGTAATTTTATTGAAAGAACATACTTTATAAAAGGGTATAAAGTTTTGATAAATAATATTGAAGGTGTTTCCCTTAGTAAGTTAGCCAAGCAGGCTAATTTATCGGTAGAACAGTTAAAACGTTGTATAGCATATTTTAAAACACGAGATGTTAGTGGAATATCATTGCCTAAAATATCGCCTATAAGAAAGAAGCAGCTTTTACAGTTTGTGGATTTAGTGAATAAAGGAAAAGGAATTAAGGAAATTAGAAAAGCTATGTTGTTATTAAATTATGAGATATTTTTAATGTATAGATACCATCAATTTGTTATGAATGCTCTTAGAAGCAAGCCTGTTCAAAAGCGAAGTGATAAAAAGATTAATGTAGATGAAAAAGTGGGGCTCATAAATAGTGTATTAGAGCAATTATTAGATGAAGACAAGGATGTTACAATTAAGAATGTATGTATTGCGTTAAATGTTAGTCCAGAAACAATAAGAAACTGGGGTGGCAATGAAGTTATATCAGAATATAAGGGAGTACAGAAGTTATTTCGTATAGAGCAAGAAAGGGAAACTCTCTATAAAAAGGCTATGCATTACTTAGAAGTGAATAAGTCAAAACGTATAAGTATAGCCGGAATTTATGAAGTATTACCTATTGGAAGAACAATAATGTGGAGGAAGCACCCTGAACTTGCTAAATTGATTTCAAATAACATTAAAATTAATAATTTGGAAGTTTAA
- a CDS encoding EcsC family protein, whose product MESVIDLQKKLKEIEKWEREQKGLWFWEKLGRVPFMILDKVTPKFIHDKIGIAIDELGNYVQSGGSYLVDEKRVLSKQFGNETTIEEVSKLEIDKMDVAAQKISSRSAKTAMIQGGTTGIGGIFTLAIDIPLMLGITLKTIQEIALCYGYNPKEKDERIFVVKCLQFSSSDIVGKKAILEELSLFNDRKSNTQMMSQLQGWREVLTTYRDNFGWKKLFQLIPVAGILFGAYINKSTIQDTAEAAMMLYRKRRVLERLEAKQVEDLDNITLI is encoded by the coding sequence ATGGAGTCAGTTATAGACTTGCAAAAAAAATTAAAGGAAATAGAAAAATGGGAGCGGGAGCAAAAAGGTCTTTGGTTTTGGGAAAAGCTAGGCAGAGTGCCTTTTATGATTTTAGATAAAGTGACACCCAAGTTCATTCACGATAAAATTGGAATTGCAATTGATGAATTAGGTAACTATGTTCAGTCTGGAGGAAGTTATCTCGTTGATGAAAAGCGGGTCTTAAGTAAACAATTCGGGAATGAGACTACTATAGAAGAAGTGTCCAAACTTGAAATAGATAAGATGGATGTAGCAGCTCAGAAGATAAGTAGTAGAAGTGCTAAAACAGCGATGATTCAAGGGGGGACAACAGGGATTGGTGGCATTTTTACGTTAGCTATAGACATACCTTTAATGCTAGGTATTACATTAAAGACAATCCAAGAAATCGCACTATGTTATGGATACAATCCCAAAGAAAAAGATGAGCGAATTTTTGTTGTGAAATGTTTGCAGTTTTCATCTTCTGATATAGTCGGAAAGAAAGCTATATTAGAAGAGTTGAGTTTGTTTAACGATCGGAAAAGCAATACACAAATGATGTCACAGTTACAGGGCTGGAGAGAGGTATTAACTACATATAGAGATAATTTCGGATGGAAGAAGCTATTTCAGCTTATACCAGTTGCCGGTATCCTATTTGGTGCATATATAAATAAATCGACGATTCAAGATACAGCTGAAGCAGCAATGATGTTATATCGAAAAAGAAGAGTATTAGAAAGATTAGAGGCCAAACAAGTAGAAGACTTAGATAATATTACATTAATTTAG
- a CDS encoding TniB family NTP-binding protein, which translates to MNPYKEFQLRVVSIYVEHPDVTEIWNLLDGRRMYRRLNFEAGGNDTPINLFIKGKSRVGKTQMMKRYVTLNKKYEALEKDEYGREVKVDVVPVVYVKLPSIFTPSGFYLKLLAGLGAPTITGKIDELQERVYHLIRKQKVEMIILDEMDYILSVRYISKKQSMELVKDLTNSTDVAIVCVGTPDTEELRSLNSQLCGRFAPRTIDYFQECDERFYTVLELIDKQLGVEKYFCLSDRNSKLGIILHHLSYGLVGWLVPILNEAFRLIGVFDPGFNNLKILENIDAEILMKAQQNIIGDMDDKKIKEQLLN; encoded by the coding sequence GTGAATCCTTATAAAGAATTTCAATTGAGGGTAGTGAGTATTTATGTAGAGCACCCTGACGTAACAGAGATATGGAATTTGTTAGATGGTCGTCGGATGTATAGGAGATTAAATTTTGAAGCGGGTGGGAATGATACGCCAATAAATTTGTTTATTAAAGGAAAATCAAGAGTTGGAAAGACCCAGATGATGAAGAGATATGTAACCTTAAATAAAAAGTATGAAGCTTTAGAAAAGGATGAATACGGCAGAGAAGTAAAGGTAGATGTCGTGCCTGTTGTATATGTAAAGCTACCATCTATCTTTACGCCCTCTGGATTTTACCTCAAACTTCTTGCAGGTCTTGGAGCACCAACTATAACTGGTAAAATAGATGAACTACAGGAAAGGGTCTATCATTTAATCAGGAAACAAAAGGTTGAGATGATTATATTGGATGAAATGGATTATATCTTATCGGTTAGATATATAAGTAAAAAACAGTCAATGGAATTGGTAAAAGATTTAACAAATTCAACAGATGTTGCAATTGTTTGTGTAGGCACTCCCGATACAGAGGAACTTCGCAGTTTAAATTCACAGTTATGTGGTAGGTTTGCTCCAAGAACAATTGATTATTTTCAAGAATGTGATGAAAGGTTTTATACTGTCCTAGAATTAATAGATAAGCAATTAGGAGTTGAAAAGTATTTCTGTCTATCGGACAGAAATAGCAAGTTGGGTATTATTTTACACCACCTAAGTTATGGTTTAGTTGGTTGGTTAGTTCCAATCTTAAATGAAGCCTTTCGCTTAATTGGGGTTTTTGACCCTGGATTTAACAATTTAAAGATATTGGAGAATATAGATGCAGAAATTTTAATGAAGGCTCAACAAAATATAATTGGGGATATGGATGACAAAAAAATTAAAGAACAGCTATTAAATTAA
- a CDS encoding aspartyl-phosphate phosphatase Spo0E family protein, which translates to MTNKKRLQDAISKEAEQLAAIVKANGLTHRDTVLQSQKLDTLIWKYQYDRREQLK; encoded by the coding sequence ATGACTAATAAAAAAAGATTACAAGATGCGATATCAAAGGAAGCTGAACAGTTAGCTGCAATTGTTAAAGCGAATGGACTCACCCATCGTGACACAGTATTACAAAGCCAGAAGCTAGATACACTTATCTGGAAGTATCAATACGATCGAAGGGAGCAATTAAAATGA
- a CDS encoding PDDEXK family nuclease: MDWVNKFWALEDKLYNLKRKVDNKQSKYKQHMIGSFRSNKMQRPVYYESLWGECLLFYILELDPTTIRYYEQPVEIPIYYKDEKGKLNSWIHVPDVLIFKQGMKPILSQIKVNTPESHKDKQIKRECMKFCERKGWLYKTVVTKELPEILKKNTMFLWNYKKERDYYQPLVSRLLDKIDSMGEERIMFLAQSLKGYDQKLVIPVIFYMIARGFLAVNLFEQINKDSFVKRGSIYQQLSISAME, encoded by the coding sequence ATGGATTGGGTTAATAAATTTTGGGCATTAGAGGATAAATTATACAATCTAAAACGGAAAGTTGATAATAAACAGAGTAAATATAAGCAACATATGATTGGTTCTTTTAGGAGTAATAAAATGCAGAGACCAGTGTATTATGAATCGTTGTGGGGGGAGTGCTTACTCTTTTATATCTTGGAACTTGACCCTACAACTATACGTTACTATGAGCAACCTGTTGAAATTCCTATTTATTATAAAGATGAAAAAGGAAAACTAAATAGTTGGATTCATGTTCCTGATGTTTTAATTTTTAAACAGGGTATGAAGCCAATTCTTTCACAAATTAAAGTTAATACCCCAGAGTCGCATAAAGACAAGCAAATAAAAAGGGAATGTATGAAATTTTGTGAGAGAAAAGGTTGGCTATATAAGACAGTTGTAACTAAGGAACTGCCTGAAATTCTCAAGAAAAACACGATGTTTTTGTGGAACTACAAAAAGGAGAGAGACTATTACCAGCCGTTAGTTTCAAGGTTATTAGATAAGATTGATAGTATGGGGGAAGAACGTATTATGTTTCTTGCACAATCTTTAAAGGGATATGACCAAAAACTAGTTATTCCTGTTATTTTCTATATGATTGCAAGAGGGTTTCTTGCAGTGAATTTATTTGAACAAATCAACAAAGATAGTTTTGTTAAAAGAGGTAGCATATATCAACAGTTATCTATTTCTGCAATGGAGTGA
- a CDS encoding sporulation protein has translation MILRKYLSLIGIGSAKIDLILSKETYTPGELIHGYFLLKGGTIEQQLKRIDCDLVRIHEGKEEEDILDSTTILTSTLLHSEEADKIPFSFKLPNGLSPSDQQTSYRFKTRLYFKEGAKSIDQDLIQIV, from the coding sequence TTGATACTAAGGAAATACTTGTCTCTTATAGGAATAGGTTCAGCAAAAATCGATCTTATCTTATCTAAAGAAACGTATACGCCTGGTGAACTTATTCATGGTTACTTCCTTTTAAAAGGAGGAACCATTGAGCAACAGTTGAAACGAATTGATTGTGACTTGGTAAGAATTCATGAAGGTAAAGAAGAGGAAGACATTCTCGACTCTACGACCATTTTGACGTCGACACTTCTTCATTCAGAAGAAGCTGATAAAATTCCTTTTTCATTCAAACTACCAAATGGGTTGTCACCTTCGGATCAACAAACATCTTACCGTTTCAAAACAAGATTATATTTTAAAGAAGGCGCAAAAAGTATCGATCAAGACTTAATTCAAATCGTTTAA
- a CDS encoding TniQ family protein, with translation MIKGRLTLRPDIIEGESISSYLLRLANINKINIAQLFRLVRNEKKYIKVGSYVEKLDFYPKDIIKIENFVSITNLPINLIDHHSFSSTIIKWFGDKAGKIIFLKETEVKNRKFCLSCLVETGAYKLLWQVKEIRLCNKHLTKLKSKCDKCGHALPYVNENIALFKCCNCSALLLEQEEQIETNSFVIESQLQCYKDWKLIQTLSSSPKFNSINHRKLAAQVLYIADNNRIKLKKHQMRRLRNIVKGKSDDRVTLNLLFSVLRNVGINLEEIIDIEVPISYLRPLFRTNVSKLGRCLSPWCNYRGTKFKMKRIMKSTTQRYVPFRHKFDLVSVCTGCWMRFGVNKETEKWECLFDEANLIYYKVKPLYENGVSKTAIQRELKLPIFKLYSVLGYILQYQLLEVDDNDEEKFQFSNTVLEQFKILSKNSHSFKLMASAAKKSYGWGVLEFSYLYWHPEVQRNIAFKENRGDKKEDGKTKMPNSLLVDEINEEISLVVREIAASLEIVEKNELFAEIRKDETIYTKRDNLLAEKIIIYNKINELVQSKTEKEEQIHVKEIYKYISKTYSYLVRNHIDIKKYISKIANASKVNQTEIKRKKLKEAIKKLYLEKQEITPDKLSEILGVAEISISTGNGIFRRLGDTINKTINEIISE, from the coding sequence ATGATAAAAGGTAGGCTAACTTTACGACCGGATATCATCGAAGGTGAATCTATATCCTCTTATTTATTGAGATTAGCTAATATTAACAAGATAAATATAGCGCAACTATTTAGGTTGGTAAGAAATGAGAAAAAATATATAAAAGTTGGTAGTTATGTAGAGAAGCTCGATTTCTATCCCAAGGATATTATTAAGATTGAAAACTTTGTCTCTATAACCAATTTACCTATTAATCTTATAGACCACCATTCTTTTTCTTCTACTATTATTAAATGGTTTGGGGATAAAGCTGGGAAAATTATATTCTTAAAAGAAACTGAAGTGAAAAATCGTAAATTCTGTTTATCATGTTTAGTAGAAACAGGTGCATATAAGCTATTATGGCAAGTCAAAGAAATCCGATTATGCAATAAACATCTTACAAAATTAAAATCAAAATGTGATAAATGTGGACATGCTTTGCCATATGTAAACGAAAATATTGCTTTATTTAAGTGCTGTAATTGTTCGGCGTTACTCCTTGAACAGGAGGAACAAATAGAAACAAATAGTTTTGTAATTGAAAGTCAGCTACAGTGTTATAAGGATTGGAAATTAATACAAACCCTTTCTTCTTCACCTAAGTTTAACTCGATTAATCACAGAAAGCTTGCAGCACAAGTTCTTTATATTGCTGATAATAATAGAATAAAATTAAAAAAACACCAAATGAGAAGATTGAGAAATATAGTTAAAGGAAAAAGCGATGATAGGGTAACATTAAACCTTCTCTTTTCAGTTTTGCGAAATGTAGGAATAAATTTAGAGGAGATAATAGATATTGAAGTTCCAATTTCATATTTAAGACCTCTTTTTAGAACTAATGTAAGTAAGTTAGGGCGTTGCTTATCACCGTGGTGTAATTATAGAGGTACAAAATTTAAAATGAAAAGAATTATGAAAAGTACAACTCAAAGATATGTACCATTCCGTCATAAATTTGACTTAGTTAGTGTTTGTACAGGGTGTTGGATGAGATTTGGAGTAAATAAGGAAACCGAAAAATGGGAATGCCTTTTTGACGAAGCAAATCTTATTTACTACAAAGTAAAACCACTATATGAAAATGGTGTATCAAAGACTGCTATACAAAGGGAACTGAAACTTCCTATTTTTAAACTGTATTCTGTATTAGGGTATATTCTTCAATATCAGTTATTAGAAGTCGATGATAACGATGAGGAGAAATTTCAATTTAGTAATACTGTTTTAGAGCAGTTTAAAATACTTAGTAAAAATAGTCACAGTTTCAAACTGATGGCATCTGCTGCAAAAAAAAGCTATGGCTGGGGGGTGTTGGAGTTTAGTTATTTATATTGGCACCCAGAGGTCCAGCGTAATATTGCTTTTAAGGAGAATAGAGGGGATAAGAAAGAAGATGGGAAAACAAAGATGCCTAATTCTCTACTGGTAGATGAAATAAATGAAGAAATTAGTTTAGTAGTAAGAGAAATAGCTGCATCTTTGGAAATTGTTGAGAAGAATGAACTATTTGCTGAAATTAGGAAAGATGAAACAATATATACAAAAAGAGATAATTTATTGGCTGAAAAAATAATTATATATAACAAAATAAATGAACTCGTTCAGTCAAAAACTGAAAAAGAAGAACAAATACATGTTAAAGAGATTTATAAATATATTAGTAAGACATATAGTTATTTAGTAAGAAATCATATTGATATTAAAAAATATATTTCAAAAATAGCAAATGCAAGTAAAGTAAATCAGACTGAGATAAAAAGAAAGAAGCTTAAAGAAGCAATAAAAAAGCTATACCTAGAAAAACAAGAAATAACTCCGGATAAGTTAAGTGAAATATTAGGTGTAGCGGAGATATCTATATCGACTGGTAATGGTATTTTTAGAAGATTAGGTGATACAATTAATAAAACAATAAACGAAATAATATCAGAATAA
- a CDS encoding FbpB family small basic protein has protein sequence MKKSHQSLSMLINRNIEELLRDKAQIEKIEKRIEDRIVKNKTK, from the coding sequence ATGAAAAAAAGCCATCAATCTTTATCAATGCTAATTAATAGAAATATAGAAGAATTATTAAGAGATAAAGCGCAGATTGAAAAGATCGAAAAGCGAATTGAAGATCGCATAGTGAAGAATAAAACAAAATAA
- a CDS encoding YkvA family protein encodes MPSHHKVLGALIILTYAFFPFDLIPDFLAFFGIIDDVVLATFVLERFVKIAPQTLKDKYKLG; translated from the coding sequence GTGCCATCACATCATAAGGTACTTGGAGCACTTATCATTTTAACTTATGCATTTTTCCCATTTGATTTGATTCCAGATTTTCTAGCCTTTTTTGGGATCATTGACGATGTGGTTCTTGCCACTTTTGTATTAGAAAGATTCGTAAAAATTGCACCACAAACCTTAAAGGATAAATATAAGCTTGGGTAA
- a CDS encoding TerC family protein — MEFSLLVEYGWVLLVLILLEGLLAADNALVLAIMVKHLPEEERKKALFYGLAGAFVFRLASLFMISFLVDVWQVQAIGALYLLFIAANHIFRKLLLKKKDDGAPVKEKKKSGFWGTVFKVELADIAFAIDSILAAVALAVTLPHLPIGEIGGMNAGHFIVIFLGGFVGLVIMRFAAHLFVDLLKKRPSLEIAAFMIVGMVGVKLVVLTLSHPDIAIIPYGFAHSYTWKIIFYSILVSIAVGGWFLSKEKVEAPVEEVKVNG, encoded by the coding sequence TTGGAATTTTCATTATTAGTTGAGTATGGTTGGGTATTATTGGTCTTAATTTTATTGGAAGGTTTATTAGCTGCTGATAATGCTTTAGTATTAGCAATTATGGTAAAACACCTTCCAGAAGAAGAAAGAAAAAAGGCTTTATTTTATGGTTTAGCCGGAGCATTTGTTTTTAGATTAGCTTCGTTGTTCATGATTTCATTTCTTGTTGACGTATGGCAAGTCCAAGCGATTGGAGCGCTATATTTATTATTCATAGCAGCTAATCACATCTTTAGAAAATTACTATTGAAGAAAAAAGATGATGGGGCACCTGTAAAGGAAAAAAAGAAATCAGGTTTCTGGGGAACTGTATTCAAGGTAGAGTTAGCTGATATCGCATTTGCTATTGACTCAATCTTAGCTGCAGTTGCATTAGCAGTAACATTGCCACACCTGCCAATTGGAGAAATTGGGGGAATGAACGCAGGACATTTCATTGTTATATTCCTTGGTGGTTTTGTTGGTTTAGTTATTATGCGATTTGCTGCACATCTGTTTGTCGACTTATTGAAAAAAAGACCTTCTCTGGAAATAGCAGCATTTATGATTGTTGGAATGGTAGGGGTTAAGTTAGTAGTTCTGACACTATCTCACCCTGATATAGCGATCATCCCATATGGCTTTGCACATTCTTACACTTGGAAAATAATCTTCTATTCAATCTTAGTTTCGATCGCAGTTGGTGGTTGGTTCTTATCTAAAGAAAAAGTAGAAGCTCCTGTTGAAGAAGTAAAAGTGAACGGCTAG
- a CDS encoding DUF421 domain-containing protein: MAGWIQAIIYFVSAVILLRLGGKRTISQATPGEVVIMIGIGTVLVHPLKSEDSWISVYHGALIISGIILLSLLQIYVPKLKKYIMGEPMLLVKDGQILHENLRKARIPEDELKMKLRIKKINDITKLQSATLEVSGDL; encoded by the coding sequence ATGGCAGGTTGGATACAAGCAATTATCTATTTTGTTTCAGCGGTCATCTTATTAAGACTGGGAGGCAAACGCACTATATCACAAGCCACACCAGGTGAAGTAGTCATTATGATTGGAATTGGGACGGTTTTGGTTCATCCATTAAAATCAGAGGACTCGTGGATTAGTGTATATCACGGCGCGCTTATTATTTCGGGCATTATTTTATTATCACTTTTACAAATCTATGTTCCAAAGCTTAAGAAGTATATCATGGGTGAGCCAATGTTACTTGTAAAGGACGGGCAAATTCTCCATGAAAATCTAAGAAAAGCAAGAATTCCTGAAGATGAATTAAAGATGAAGCTTCGAATAAAAAAAATTAATGACATTACAAAGTTGCAATCAGCAACATTAGAGGTAAGTGGTGATCTCTGA